From the genome of Clostridium sp. BNL1100, one region includes:
- a CDS encoding sensor histidine kinase has product MNMIQYIKRTPIRHKITLAVVLLLLLSMSLVGIYFYWNMASVLTKNANDNLIHLIHQTNGNIENSYKIIDTTSLHFLSNKSIRSWASGNTTFDGDFYSLFINKSLIEEDLKYSLMFNNAWDMNLISTAYVFLNEDTYCSIFKSTPNIQLLDDNNIKIFKKISGSKIRGKTIIPPSLNDRTIYFTRIVTNINNPKQRLVMILGTEEEDLYKEYSELLSFQGSMVYITDEKGIIYSSSQRDMIGSNVHSSIMNLVNDTGVCEIDIGNITYLIARRKISDTGLNFIAGIPKKQVLANLSNSMKNYIVITAIIIFVSVFAGIIISLRFTRFVRDLLSVINRVKVGDYEVKMPYYKESELELLSNTFNNMTDEIKYLINQVYEKQLLIKETEFKFLQSQMNPHFLFNTLITIGYKAKLAKDETIYKMVTSLTELLQAGIYSNSQAKIPIRQELEFVKFYLYLQKMRFGDNLEYNIHVSDESILDFVLPKLCIEPLVENAVVHGLEEKVGKGTLELTIRRENESIFFEVTDDGAGFKTGKINLEDNETITRRKKGHNNIGLLNTHKRIRLMYGEPYGVQIESKTNIGAKVTVHIPIDRSETDNV; this is encoded by the coding sequence ATGAATATGATCCAATACATCAAAAGAACACCCATCCGGCACAAGATTACATTAGCTGTAGTTCTATTACTTCTGCTATCCATGTCTCTTGTTGGCATTTATTTTTATTGGAACATGGCTTCAGTATTAACAAAAAACGCCAATGACAATTTGATTCATCTTATTCATCAAACAAACGGAAATATTGAGAATTCTTATAAAATAATCGACACCACCTCTCTTCATTTTCTTTCCAATAAATCTATAAGATCCTGGGCTTCGGGCAATACGACTTTTGATGGAGATTTCTACAGCCTTTTCATAAATAAAAGCCTTATTGAAGAAGACCTCAAATACAGCTTGATGTTTAATAATGCATGGGATATGAACCTCATCTCTACAGCCTATGTTTTTTTGAATGAAGACACTTATTGCTCCATTTTCAAATCCACACCAAATATACAGCTGTTAGACGATAACAATATAAAAATATTTAAAAAAATAAGCGGCAGCAAAATCAGGGGAAAGACAATAATACCCCCTTCCTTGAATGACAGAACTATTTATTTTACACGCATAGTCACAAACATTAATAATCCTAAGCAAAGGTTGGTTATGATTTTAGGAACCGAAGAAGAAGATCTCTATAAAGAATATAGCGAACTACTTTCATTTCAAGGGTCAATGGTATATATTACGGATGAAAAAGGCATTATTTATTCCAGTTCTCAGAGAGACATGATTGGAAGCAATGTACATTCCTCCATCATGAATTTAGTAAATGATACAGGTGTTTGTGAGATTGACATAGGAAATATTACATATTTAATTGCACGTAGAAAAATAAGTGATACCGGGCTGAACTTTATTGCCGGAATTCCCAAAAAACAGGTTTTGGCAAATCTGTCCAACAGTATGAAAAATTATATCGTTATCACAGCTATTATTATATTTGTATCGGTTTTTGCCGGAATTATTATTTCCCTGAGGTTTACCAGATTTGTCAGAGACCTGCTTTCCGTTATTAACAGGGTAAAAGTTGGAGATTATGAGGTTAAAATGCCTTATTACAAAGAGAGCGAACTGGAACTGCTGAGTAATACCTTCAACAATATGACCGATGAAATAAAGTATCTTATCAATCAGGTTTATGAAAAACAATTGCTAATAAAAGAGACAGAATTTAAATTTCTTCAGTCCCAGATGAATCCGCATTTCCTTTTCAACACCCTTATTACTATTGGATATAAAGCCAAGTTAGCAAAAGATGAGACTATCTATAAAATGGTCACATCCCTCACAGAGCTGTTACAAGCTGGTATTTATTCCAATAGTCAGGCAAAGATCCCCATAAGGCAGGAATTGGAATTTGTGAAATTTTATCTTTATTTGCAGAAAATGCGATTCGGAGACAACCTTGAGTATAATATTCATGTTTCTGACGAAAGCATTTTAGATTTTGTACTTCCCAAACTGTGTATCGAACCTCTTGTGGAGAATGCGGTAGTTCACGGGCTGGAAGAAAAGGTCGGAAAAGGCACCCTAGAACTAACTATACGAAGGGAAAACGAATCCATATTCTTTGAAGTAACAGATGACGGTGCAGGTTTTAAAACCGGCAAAATTAATCTGGAAGATAACGAAACCATTACCCGACGCAAGAAGGGGCATAACAATATAGGCCTTTTAAATACCCATAAAAGAATCAGGCTGATGTATGGAGAGCCTTATGGTGTTCAAATTGAGAGCAAGACTAACATAGGAGCAAAGGTAACAGTACATATCCCCATTGATAGGAGTGAAACAGATAATGTATAA
- a CDS encoding S-layer homology domain-containing protein: MYKKVIMKMVSVVLSVCMLLSTAFQSGITYAAGSDTSLIIDQSQLNGEYALNLSQVGDIDWLHFKGDGSNGVTPISKSATSSAISFNVLPNSAPEGKVSNGDPDRVASTWIDGMAGYESGTNDTGFAVLFPPAGSRGAGTCADNVGWNFSVAAQPVQTTVVFTVGLWQSKVDVKFYMDGTQVDTKSLSVGGGAQVYKYQVMVPANKVLKVEGIQTEILSQDGNSSISNIAVGTKGLNISQNQVSGESVLNLSTAGNVDWLHLKGDGSGNILQIKKATTPSAISFNTLSNTGSEGKVSNGDADRMAYTWTDGMAGYEAGTNDTGFGVLFPKDNRGSGICSADVGLNFTVAAQQQETTVLFGVGLWQAKVDVKFYMDGVLADTKRISAGGGAQTYKYQVIVPANTELKVEGIQKETLFQDGNFSLSGIAVGDGAYVDKTALQNLYDGVKDLVQGSYTAESWAAFDSARTSAKAVLDDPAATQTAIDSAKTILEQAQAALVTINANDLKITQTQSNGVYNIDLTVVGNVDWLHLKGNGSNGLIQIKKNTENAISFNALPNTVTEGKETNGDTNRAVASWTDGMAGYESLSNDTGFGVFLPLADDRAAGACKENVGWNFSVAAQPTLTTVVFSTGIWQAKVDVKFYLDGQFVSTKTMEAGGTSQVFKYQVVVPANKVLKVEGIQTYKNAYDGNSSLSNIAVSSVEIADKSSLQTLYDELNGITQSFFTDASWQIFIDSKVAAKAILDKTSATQAEVDNAKAALTLALNNLVKKATNVMIDYTGGKKGLSYALGHEIDQQDRYQTFTSSVDFTMEYVQVGLYKNSEDGNDLIVKLYATDSNGLPTGTALAQTTVPKSDIIQGGLTTAKLSYNIVKDTRYAIDVTQSTLKNGMYNWIVMPKNYYTKNEFYGKTVSGSFVPEAWLGTGLLKVIKQLNVNRDSLEALVSEVSKYNDKIYTVESWLTLVDAKESAKNCLNNFDASQAEIDAQTANLMAAKDSLVINIDISDFNSFITSFDNMVVKGYTTASVAVLTDAIANAKQLDSSVSDAEKLQAYVSVLNAISKLQVSGKYSSETDGGLTGSFGFEGDMNAPIAYIDGSFRLPSRGNLMIRFGVTGLKEKGVSVDWYNRDGYLPCYVSEYTVDGVTYKIEEFANKHTIDGNPVEIAYVKMTAINNSGEKRLLPVVSKELVPLNNAAESSYVINAGETVVREYAIKADRFENEGHTGERYEVEPKAPFPVDQKILEAAKVVADTGKNSIFENNYAAMKNYWDNRLAGIIDIEMPNSKDANNKDSLVNAYKAGYIYTLIIKDKTFLHVGENGYDRLFSHDTIGILQSLITAGDFQEAKDYLESVPMTGGVNIENGEVDPDLYWDANWKLPWAYSVYLSKTGDLDFIKEKYEGVIKKMAHSIHDDRTGANHDGIMKSTLAIDSYGQWTVDDQAALMGIIAYKYICNELAIKENDQSKKEYYLSEAQWANTEYDSLLKVVTETLENTISTNNLNYIPASIVQPNTENRCNDIRDANWASMLLFGSFPWDGYLYGADQSKAGANIDMIDQTYAYGLERRKDLPGASPYNFGGYPHGWYSSAYNAGYGIAALRGEAYRDIGIKAYEFAINSAMSSPFGWWEGVGPTNFPTQDPTSALWSHDNASGGGGSCQHMWGQATASKVLYDAFIAERIYNDNKNADLIIGRGIPKEWVTNATNDNNVVAAVENSPVLQGGRAGYTIVRDGSKLKFTFDLNKENSKIDAGTVEQWSIQLPYMVNNIYSASVGIVDNANGIVTVPIETQEVTIELKDLMSGSLSIDTTSLPNGKVGTAYSYELNAVGGTAPYKWSVEGLPAGLSITNEGEIKGTPVVAGTFSVNVNAEDSSNPIMSVSKTLSIVIAPVNGTGSGNGNTGSGSTGETVIPVDSTTNGDQILLSVSLKAGNESGAAVANVAKTTINNLLEKAKEAESNGQKATIEIKLDSDEDTKSVKIGLPAEALKEISKTVGANIKFSTRLGSVVFDAVAIDSINASATSGNVNIIINKEEAYSLSEEIRTTVGDRPVYDFSIQSGDKEITEFGGGKALASIPYNPKSNEKQNSIIIYHIDKDGNLKTVRSIYNHVSGTVNFITNHFSQYAVGYNEVNFKDITSKDWYDKAVGFMSARGIVKGVGDSSFAPQNKVTRADFLIMVMKSYGIEVDKTVTDNFTDVGSKYYTNYLGTAKRLGLVSGTGDNKYMPDATISRQDMLVILYRVLNTLGELPAAKNGNFDGFSDTKDISGYAKDTMKLFVEAGIVAGDNNKLNPKANTSRAEAVQVLYNLLSKI; the protein is encoded by the coding sequence ATGTATAAAAAGGTTATTATGAAAATGGTTTCGGTAGTACTAAGCGTTTGCATGTTACTTTCAACTGCATTTCAAAGCGGAATAACATACGCAGCGGGTAGTGATACAAGCTTAATTATTGATCAAAGCCAATTGAACGGGGAATATGCTCTTAATCTATCACAGGTTGGAGATATTGATTGGTTACATTTTAAAGGCGATGGTTCAAATGGTGTTACACCGATTAGTAAGTCAGCTACTTCAAGTGCTATATCATTTAATGTACTCCCCAATTCTGCCCCTGAGGGTAAAGTAAGTAATGGCGATCCCGATCGAGTAGCCAGTACTTGGATTGACGGTATGGCCGGTTATGAATCAGGCACCAATGATACCGGGTTTGCTGTTCTATTCCCCCCGGCAGGCAGCAGAGGTGCCGGTACCTGCGCTGATAACGTCGGCTGGAATTTTTCAGTAGCAGCGCAGCCTGTCCAGACAACAGTTGTATTTACTGTTGGGCTTTGGCAGTCAAAAGTTGATGTAAAATTCTACATGGATGGCACGCAGGTTGATACAAAAAGTTTATCTGTCGGCGGCGGCGCTCAGGTATATAAATACCAGGTAATGGTACCTGCAAATAAGGTATTGAAGGTTGAAGGTATACAAACAGAAATATTATCACAGGACGGTAATTCTTCAATCTCAAACATAGCAGTGGGTACAAAGGGACTTAATATTTCACAAAACCAGGTGAGCGGGGAATCTGTTCTTAATCTTTCAACAGCTGGAAATGTTGACTGGTTGCATTTAAAAGGAGACGGTTCAGGCAATATCTTACAAATAAAGAAAGCAACTACTCCAAGTGCCATTTCATTCAACACATTATCAAATACAGGTTCTGAGGGCAAAGTAAGTAATGGTGATGCAGACCGTATGGCCTATACCTGGACTGACGGTATGGCAGGATATGAAGCGGGTACTAATGATACAGGGTTTGGTGTTTTATTTCCAAAAGACAATAGAGGCTCAGGTATCTGCAGCGCTGACGTAGGCCTTAATTTTACGGTAGCAGCACAACAGCAGGAAACAACAGTGCTATTTGGCGTGGGACTCTGGCAGGCAAAAGTAGATGTAAAATTCTATATGGATGGTGTACTGGCTGATACCAAAAGGATTTCGGCAGGCGGTGGTGCCCAGACATACAAATATCAGGTAATTGTACCTGCAAATACGGAACTGAAGGTTGAGGGTATACAAAAAGAGACTTTATTCCAGGATGGTAATTTTTCACTCTCTGGTATAGCGGTGGGCGATGGAGCCTATGTTGATAAGACAGCTTTACAAAACCTATATGATGGAGTTAAGGATTTAGTTCAGGGTTCCTATACAGCAGAATCATGGGCAGCTTTTGATAGTGCGCGTACTTCTGCAAAAGCTGTTCTTGACGATCCGGCTGCAACACAGACTGCAATAGACAGTGCAAAAACTATATTGGAACAGGCACAGGCTGCTCTTGTGACCATTAATGCAAATGATTTAAAAATTACTCAAACTCAAAGTAATGGGGTGTACAACATTGACCTGACTGTAGTTGGAAATGTTGACTGGCTACATTTAAAAGGAAATGGTTCAAACGGTCTTATACAGATTAAGAAGAATACTGAGAATGCCATTTCTTTCAACGCACTTCCTAATACTGTAACAGAAGGGAAGGAAACTAATGGTGATACTAACCGTGCGGTCGCATCTTGGACAGATGGAATGGCTGGTTATGAATCACTCAGCAATGATACCGGCTTTGGTGTTTTCCTACCTTTGGCGGATGATAGAGCTGCCGGTGCCTGCAAGGAAAATGTAGGCTGGAATTTTTCAGTAGCAGCACAACCTACTTTGACAACCGTTGTATTCAGTACTGGTATCTGGCAGGCAAAAGTAGATGTAAAATTCTACCTTGATGGTCAATTCGTTTCTACTAAAACTATGGAAGCAGGCGGTACTTCACAAGTATTCAAATATCAGGTAGTTGTTCCTGCAAACAAGGTTCTTAAGGTTGAGGGTATTCAAACATATAAAAATGCTTATGATGGTAACTCATCATTATCAAATATAGCAGTAAGCAGCGTAGAAATCGCTGACAAGTCTTCCTTACAAACATTATATGATGAACTTAACGGAATAACCCAAAGCTTTTTTACAGATGCCTCATGGCAGATTTTTATTGATTCAAAAGTAGCAGCAAAAGCAATCCTGGATAAAACCAGCGCGACACAGGCAGAGGTTGACAATGCAAAAGCTGCACTTACCTTGGCTCTGAATAATCTTGTAAAAAAAGCTACAAATGTGATGATTGACTATACAGGTGGTAAAAAGGGGTTAAGTTATGCTCTGGGTCATGAGATAGATCAACAGGACAGATACCAGACCTTTACATCCAGTGTTGATTTCACAATGGAATATGTCCAAGTTGGGTTATATAAAAATTCTGAGGATGGAAACGATTTAATTGTAAAGTTGTATGCAACAGATAGCAATGGACTGCCTACGGGAACTGCTCTAGCGCAAACGACTGTGCCAAAGTCAGACATTATACAAGGTGGCTTAACTACAGCTAAGCTTAGCTATAATATAGTTAAAGACACAAGATATGCTATCGATGTAACTCAGTCTACATTAAAAAATGGCATGTACAACTGGATAGTTATGCCAAAAAATTATTATACAAAAAATGAATTTTACGGTAAGACAGTTTCAGGAAGTTTTGTACCTGAGGCATGGCTTGGTACAGGGTTATTGAAAGTTATAAAACAACTGAATGTAAACAGAGATTCACTTGAAGCGTTGGTATCAGAAGTAAGCAAGTATAATGATAAAATTTATACTGTTGAATCCTGGCTGACTTTAGTGGATGCTAAAGAATCAGCAAAAAATTGCCTGAATAACTTTGATGCATCGCAGGCAGAAATTGATGCTCAAACCGCAAACCTGATGGCTGCTAAAGATAGTCTTGTTATAAATATAGACATATCTGATTTCAACAGTTTTATTACAAGTTTTGATAATATGGTAGTTAAAGGCTATACAACTGCTTCTGTAGCTGTATTAACAGATGCAATTGCAAATGCAAAACAATTGGACAGCAGCGTTTCCGATGCTGAAAAGCTGCAGGCCTACGTATCAGTTCTGAACGCTATTTCAAAACTTCAGGTTTCAGGAAAATATTCATCTGAAACAGATGGAGGACTGACAGGGTCATTTGGTTTTGAAGGTGACATGAATGCTCCGATAGCTTATATTGACGGATCCTTTAGATTGCCAAGCAGAGGTAATCTGATGATAAGATTTGGTGTGACAGGGCTTAAGGAAAAAGGAGTTTCAGTTGATTGGTATAACAGGGACGGATATTTGCCTTGTTATGTAAGTGAATACACAGTAGATGGTGTTACATATAAAATCGAAGAGTTTGCCAATAAACACACAATAGACGGCAACCCTGTAGAAATTGCATATGTAAAAATGACGGCAATAAACAACTCAGGTGAAAAACGATTACTTCCTGTTGTATCAAAGGAATTAGTGCCGCTTAATAACGCTGCTGAATCTTCTTACGTTATAAATGCAGGAGAAACAGTTGTAAGAGAGTATGCAATAAAAGCAGATAGATTTGAAAATGAGGGGCATACCGGAGAAAGGTATGAGGTGGAACCTAAAGCCCCGTTCCCAGTGGATCAGAAAATTCTTGAAGCTGCAAAAGTTGTTGCTGATACTGGTAAAAACAGTATATTTGAAAATAATTATGCAGCAATGAAGAATTACTGGGATAACAGACTTGCAGGAATAATAGATATAGAAATGCCTAACAGTAAAGATGCAAATAACAAAGACAGTCTGGTTAATGCATATAAGGCAGGATATATTTATACTCTTATTATCAAGGATAAAACATTCTTACATGTTGGTGAGAACGGCTATGACAGACTGTTTTCACACGATACAATCGGAATTTTGCAGTCACTTATTACTGCGGGTGACTTCCAAGAAGCTAAGGATTATCTTGAAAGCGTTCCCATGACCGGTGGAGTAAACATTGAGAATGGTGAAGTAGATCCTGATCTATACTGGGATGCAAACTGGAAGTTACCATGGGCATACTCAGTGTATTTAAGTAAAACGGGAGATCTTGATTTTATAAAAGAAAAGTATGAAGGTGTAATCAAAAAGATGGCACATTCTATTCATGACGACCGTACAGGTGCAAACCATGATGGAATTATGAAAAGCACTCTCGCTATTGATTCATACGGCCAATGGACAGTTGATGATCAGGCTGCGCTTATGGGGATTATAGCATATAAATACATTTGTAACGAATTAGCAATAAAGGAAAATGACCAAAGCAAGAAAGAGTACTACTTATCAGAGGCTCAATGGGCAAATACTGAATATGACAGTTTATTGAAAGTGGTAACAGAGACTCTTGAAAATACTATTAGCACTAATAATTTAAACTATATTCCGGCTTCAATAGTTCAGCCGAATACTGAAAACAGATGTAATGATATTAGAGATGCAAACTGGGCATCAATGTTGTTATTCGGATCATTCCCATGGGATGGATATCTGTATGGCGCGGATCAAAGCAAGGCTGGGGCGAATATAGATATGATAGACCAGACTTATGCATATGGGTTAGAAAGACGTAAAGACTTGCCGGGTGCTTCACCTTATAATTTTGGAGGTTATCCTCACGGCTGGTACTCAAGTGCATATAATGCAGGATATGGTATTGCAGCACTTCGTGGTGAAGCTTATAGAGATATAGGAATAAAAGCTTATGAATTTGCTATAAATAGTGCTATGAGCTCACCCTTTGGCTGGTGGGAAGGTGTCGGACCAACTAATTTTCCGACACAAGATCCTACATCTGCATTGTGGAGTCACGATAATGCTTCCGGCGGTGGAGGTTCCTGTCAGCACATGTGGGGACAGGCAACAGCCTCCAAAGTCCTGTATGATGCATTTATAGCTGAAAGAATCTATAATGATAATAAAAATGCGGATCTTATTATCGGACGCGGTATTCCTAAAGAATGGGTAACTAATGCCACTAATGATAATAACGTAGTTGCAGCTGTTGAAAACTCTCCGGTTCTTCAAGGCGGAAGAGCGGGATATACAATTGTAAGAGATGGCAGCAAGCTGAAATTTACATTTGACCTTAACAAGGAAAACTCAAAAATTGATGCCGGTACTGTAGAACAATGGAGTATCCAACTTCCATATATGGTAAACAATATCTATTCAGCTTCTGTTGGAATAGTAGATAATGCCAATGGTATTGTTACCGTTCCTATAGAGACTCAGGAAGTTACAATTGAGCTGAAGGATTTAATGTCTGGCTCTTTGTCTATAGATACTACATCTTTGCCAAACGGCAAGGTTGGTACAGCATATTCGTATGAACTAAATGCGGTAGGTGGAACAGCGCCCTACAAATGGAGTGTTGAAGGACTTCCGGCAGGTCTGTCTATCACAAATGAGGGAGAAATAAAAGGTACTCCTGTAGTAGCCGGTACTTTTAGTGTTAACGTAAATGCAGAAGACAGCAGCAATCCGATTATGAGTGTAAGTAAAACTTTAAGCATTGTTATAGCTCCTGTAAACGGCACAGGCAGTGGTAATGGAAACACTGGTTCTGGAAGTACCGGAGAGACTGTAATTCCGGTTGATTCCACCACAAACGGTGATCAAATACTACTCTCTGTTTCATTAAAAGCAGGAAATGAATCGGGAGCAGCTGTAGCTAATGTTGCAAAAACTACCATTAACAATCTTTTAGAAAAAGCTAAGGAAGCGGAAAGTAATGGACAGAAAGCTACAATTGAAATAAAACTTGATTCTGACGAAGATACAAAGTCTGTAAAGATAGGACTTCCTGCGGAAGCGCTGAAAGAAATCTCCAAAACTGTCGGAGCTAACATTAAGTTTAGCACTAGACTGGGAAGTGTTGTTTTTGACGCTGTAGCAATAGATTCAATAAATGCTTCTGCTACATCTGGTAATGTAAACATTATAATAAATAAGGAAGAAGCTTATTCCTTATCAGAAGAAATAAGGACTACAGTGGGAGATCGTCCTGTTTATGATTTCTCAATTCAGTCTGGTGATAAAGAGATAACAGAATTTGGCGGAGGAAAAGCCCTGGCAAGCATACCTTATAATCCAAAGTCAAATGAGAAGCAAAACTCTATCATAATCTACCACATAGATAAGGATGGAAACTTAAAAACTGTCAGAAGTATATATAACCATGTTTCAGGTACAGTGAATTTCATAACCAATCATTTTTCACAGTATGCCGTAGGTTACAATGAAGTAAATTTCAAAGATATTACATCCAAAGACTGGTATGATAAAGCAGTTGGATTTATGTCGGCCAGAGGTATAGTGAAAGGTGTGGGAGACAGTAGTTTCGCTCCTCAGAATAAAGTTACAAGAGCTGATTTCCTCATAATGGTAATGAAGTCTTACGGTATTGAGGTTGATAAGACAGTAACAGACAACTTTACAGATGTCGGCAGCAAATACTATACCAATTATCTGGGCACTGCAAAACGCCTTGGTTTGGTATCAGGAACAGGAGATAACAAATACATGCCGGATGCTACCATTAGCAGACAGGATATGCTTGTTATACTGTACCGAGTATTAAACACACTTGGTGAATTACCGGCTGCAAAAAACGGAAATTTTGATGGTTTTAGCGATACAAAGGATATTTCCGGGTACGCGAAAGATACAATGAAGTTATTTGTTGAGGCAGGTATTGTTGCTGGAGATAACAATAAATTGAACCCTAAGGCCAACACATCAAGAGCTGAGGCAGTACAGGTATTGTATAATCTACTGTCCAAAATATAA
- a CDS encoding extracellular solute-binding protein, translating into MKRSAALLLTAAMVASLAACGSNATSDKTAEVSGSTSAKTSVEAKAPVTIKYPTYRVGTHYSAPFEKDQIEKFNEKFGNEIKVQVEEIPSDTAYNDKMKILAASGDLPDVIMGKNGINEILIKGNLATPFNEYMDKDPEWKSDIGDEALAANTRDGKIWSISDQKQVIGYFYNKDMFEKAGIKPAETWDEFMTNCDKLKAAGFAPLALMTGENAWTTNLLLSSMVGTSGEAGTKYMNTLHPTSFETPEVIDALKKMQIMLQKYTTKDAIGAVYANAANNFEQGKTAIIANGPWMIGDFSDKTKSPEGFDKKVGVAAYPGSGAFLSYEVGYMIGSETQEKKDAAAKFIKYKTGVEGQSIALELGNVLPVSDKVQPSEEFKQKYPVFVETIEVGNSAKVKYQYFDTIVLPNVTDSWKNLYPELAFNKITAEEMAKKLTEISAKNK; encoded by the coding sequence ATGAAAAGGTCCGCAGCATTATTATTAACTGCAGCAATGGTTGCATCTTTAGCTGCATGTGGTTCAAATGCAACTTCTGACAAAACGGCAGAGGTTTCAGGGTCAACCAGCGCGAAAACAAGTGTTGAAGCAAAGGCACCGGTAACAATAAAATATCCTACATACAGAGTAGGTACTCATTACTCTGCTCCTTTCGAGAAGGATCAGATTGAAAAATTTAATGAAAAATTCGGCAATGAAATAAAGGTGCAGGTGGAAGAGATTCCTAGCGATACGGCATATAACGACAAAATGAAAATTTTAGCAGCGTCAGGAGATCTTCCCGATGTTATTATGGGTAAAAACGGAATAAATGAAATATTAATCAAAGGCAACCTGGCTACACCTTTTAATGAATATATGGATAAGGATCCAGAATGGAAATCTGATATAGGTGATGAAGCACTTGCCGCAAATACACGGGATGGGAAAATATGGTCCATCAGTGATCAAAAACAGGTTATAGGTTATTTTTACAATAAGGATATGTTCGAAAAGGCAGGTATAAAGCCTGCTGAAACCTGGGATGAGTTTATGACTAACTGCGACAAATTAAAAGCAGCAGGTTTTGCTCCGTTGGCTTTGATGACAGGTGAAAATGCATGGACAACCAACCTTTTGCTTTCCTCAATGGTAGGTACAAGCGGAGAGGCCGGAACTAAATACATGAATACTCTTCACCCAACAAGTTTTGAAACTCCTGAAGTTATCGATGCATTGAAGAAAATGCAAATAATGTTGCAGAAATATACAACAAAAGATGCAATAGGAGCAGTATATGCAAATGCAGCAAATAATTTCGAACAGGGTAAAACTGCTATAATTGCCAACGGCCCATGGATGATCGGTGATTTCAGTGATAAGACCAAGTCTCCGGAAGGCTTCGACAAGAAGGTTGGTGTTGCTGCATACCCTGGAAGCGGAGCATTTTTGTCGTACGAAGTAGGATATATGATTGGCTCAGAAACTCAAGAGAAAAAAGATGCTGCAGCTAAATTTATTAAGTACAAGACCGGCGTTGAAGGACAATCCATAGCACTGGAACTCGGTAACGTGTTACCCGTTTCAGACAAGGTACAGCCTTCAGAAGAATTCAAACAGAAATATCCGGTATTTGTAGAGACCATTGAGGTAGGAAATAGTGCAAAGGTTAAATACCAGTACTTTGACACTATTGTACTCCCAAATGTAACTGATTCCTGGAAGAATTTGTATCCAGAATTGGCTTTCAATAAGATAACAGCCGAAGAGATGGCAAAGAAACTTACTGAGATATCTGCAAAGAATAAATAG